The DNA window TCAAAACCTTTTTTTGCACCTCTAGAGCTTCTGGTAAGGGTCCCGGATAGGTTGAAACCAGCAACGGTTCGGTCTGGCCCTTGCATGTCGTAACATTTGGTTCGCCCCACCCCTCACCTCTAGTTAACCATATCCATAgttagtataatatttttttttgaaggaaaaaaagagctaaattaattataattacttgTATTGAGGAGGAGAAACCCCTTGAAAGAAGACCTTAGTCCGGGTCGGGTCAACATTGTCATCCACCCATTTAGCCCATGTATTGAGAGCCTTCTCAAATGCTTCCATCGTATTCATGTCATGGTAAATCTTGTTTCCATCTTTAATGTAATCCCATCTGCATTTCATTGTGTcattacattaattttataaaaaaatggttcATGTATATTAAGATAATGTAATTATTAGATACTTACGGTGTAGATGGTCCTCGACGCCCCCACCAATTCCAAGAATTGAAGATAAGCACGTCGACCCCTTCCCAAAACTTGCTACTTACCTCAATAGAGTCGAGCTTCAAAACTCTACCATATTTTTCATCATTCACCACGTCTACCAAATACGCGTTCCAATCAAGAATCACTTTCACTCCATAAtccttaaaaataaacaatttgtttattatttgtattttgcgacaaattttgaatgaaaaataaaatggcTAACCGTGAAAGTAAAGGTGGAAAGACTGTCTTTTTTAATTGAGGTATAGTTTAGGTTGGGCATAGATGTATACAACATGCAAGTGAGGGACTGCCATTGATTCTGACTAAGAGAATCTCCTACAAACATGATGTTCTTCCCTCTATATTTCTCTAGAAAATCTCCCCCattgaatctgaaaaaaaaaacatgattttaatgtatattaaaaagaaaatgtaacAATATGATCATAGATTACTATAAGACATTATTATACAATAAGttgaaaagtaaataaatattacaagaCTGCAAGTTACacacaaaaaaatcatttttgatttttaacatatatatagaCATGACATCAACATAAGAACATATTTTTGCTATGTTTTGAATGTGCACGGCAGAGTAGTTGAATATTTTAcctaacatattattatttcaatatataacaTATGATAATTGCAATGGAAGTTTGTGGTGCTTTTTTCATGAGAGGTATggt is part of the Impatiens glandulifera chromosome 1, dImpGla2.1, whole genome shotgun sequence genome and encodes:
- the LOC124932274 gene encoding protein trichome birefringence-like 41, yielding MSVMFLRNGRFLPWIVLLVMVFDQKWLQGAAATAEEDSSAAEEDASAPAPAPEATCDFFKGNWVVDKDNLNYNSSSCPFIERTFDCRKHGRTDLDYLTYRWQPHDCNLIRFNGGDFLEKYRGKNIMFVGDSLSQNQWQSLTCMLYTSMPNLNYTSIKKDSLSTFTFTDYGVKVILDWNAYLVDVVNDEKYGRVLKLDSIEVSSKFWEGVDVLIFNSWNWWGRRGPSTPWDYIKDGNKIYHDMNTMEAFEKALNTWAKWVDDNVDPTRTKVFFQGVSPPQYKGEGWGEPNVTTCKGQTEPLLVSTYPGPLPEALEVQKKVLRTIKNTVTLLDITNLSLLRKDGHPSIYGFRGPTAMDCTHWCLAGVPDTWNIILYNFIKVNQMLQERPSDVNQLIPKLKPVVCTTY